Proteins from a single region of Acidithiobacillus sp. AMEEHan:
- a CDS encoding PfkB family carbohydrate kinase: MLDANGEALQRGIAAKPFLIKPNAHELRQLSGKSLSTREEMIAAARQVQQQGIDYVCVSLVARAPCSSAPSRASSPMRHASKSAPTVGAGDSMVAGLVAAFAQGNVRRKPCALPSPAVVRRRHSRAPAFFTTQRSRPTSAADRGGDLVP, translated from the coding sequence ATCCTCGACGCCAACGGCGAAGCCCTGCAACGGGGCATCGCCGCCAAACCGTTTCTGATCAAGCCCAACGCCCATGAATTGCGCCAACTTAGCGGCAAAAGTCTGAGCACTCGCGAGGAGATGATCGCCGCGGCCCGCCAGGTACAACAACAGGGCATCGATTACGTCTGTGTCTCCCTTGTGGCGAGGGCGCCCTGCTCATCGGCTCCGAGCAGAGCTTCTTCGCCAATGCGCCACGCATCCAAATCCGCTCCCACCGTTGGCGCTGGCGATTCAATGGTCGCCGGGCTGGTAGCGGCTTTCGCGCAAGGCAACGTCCGGAGGAAGCCCTGCGCCTTGCCGTCGCCTGCGGTAGTGCGACGGCGGCACAGCCGGGCACCAGCATTTTTCACCACACAACGATCTAGACCCACTTCTGCGGCAGATCGAGGTGGAGATCTCGTACCCTGA
- the eno gene encoding phosphopyruvate hydratase translates to MESLIEDITAREILDSRGNPTVEAEVLLTDGSRGRAAVPSGASTGSREALELRDQDPKRFAGKGVRKVIEHIEEEIAPNLIDLDASAQKMIDDTLLGLDGTANKSRLGANALLAVSLACARAAAESKDLPLYAYLGGPAASRLPVPCLNVLNGGVHAHWQGADFQETMLVPFGADSFREAIRWGAEVYHALQSLLLERHLSVGVGDEGGFAPAVQSNHETLDLLVAAIEKAGFVPGKDCGIAIDPASSEFYRDGLYQLHTEKRAISSEEMIEYYSKLVDDYPIVLLEDGLAEDDWDSWKQLNARLGSRIELVGDDIFCTNPEIIARGIRDNIANSVLIKLNQIGTVSETFAAARLAQFHGWGAFVSHRSGETTDDFIADLTVALDSGHIKSGAPCRGERVAKYNQLLRIEEELGTAATYAGAQAFVRPAIR, encoded by the coding sequence ATGGAGAGCCTGATTGAAGACATCACCGCTCGCGAAATTCTCGACTCGCGCGGCAACCCCACCGTCGAAGCGGAGGTCTTATTGACCGATGGCAGCCGCGGACGGGCCGCGGTGCCCTCGGGTGCCTCAACCGGCAGCCGCGAGGCCCTGGAGTTGCGCGACCAGGACCCCAAACGCTTTGCTGGCAAAGGGGTGCGGAAAGTCATCGAGCACATTGAAGAAGAGATCGCCCCCAATCTGATCGATCTGGACGCGAGCGCCCAAAAAATGATCGACGATACCCTGCTCGGCCTGGATGGGACTGCCAACAAATCTCGCCTGGGGGCCAATGCCCTGCTCGCCGTATCCCTGGCCTGCGCCCGCGCTGCCGCCGAGAGCAAGGATCTGCCCCTCTATGCCTATCTCGGTGGCCCTGCTGCCTCCCGCCTGCCGGTGCCCTGCCTCAACGTCCTCAACGGCGGCGTCCATGCCCACTGGCAGGGGGCGGATTTTCAGGAAACCATGCTGGTGCCTTTTGGCGCCGATTCTTTCCGCGAAGCCATCCGCTGGGGCGCGGAGGTCTATCACGCCCTGCAAAGTCTGCTTCTGGAAAGACACCTGAGCGTTGGCGTGGGCGACGAGGGCGGCTTTGCCCCGGCGGTGCAGTCTAACCACGAAACCCTGGATCTGCTCGTCGCTGCCATTGAAAAGGCCGGCTTCGTCCCGGGGAAGGATTGCGGCATCGCCATCGACCCGGCTTCTTCGGAATTTTATCGAGATGGCTTGTATCAGCTGCACACCGAAAAGCGTGCCATCAGCAGCGAAGAGATGATCGAATACTACAGCAAGCTGGTGGATGACTATCCCATCGTGCTGTTGGAGGATGGCCTGGCCGAGGACGATTGGGATTCCTGGAAACAACTCAACGCGCGGCTGGGCAGTCGCATCGAGCTGGTGGGCGACGATATCTTCTGCACCAACCCGGAGATCATCGCCCGCGGGATCAGGGACAACATCGCCAATTCCGTGCTCATCAAGCTCAATCAGATCGGCACCGTCAGCGAGACCTTCGCTGCCGCGCGACTGGCCCAGTTCCACGGTTGGGGGGCCTTCGTTTCGCATCGCTCCGGGGAAACCACCGACGATTTCATTGCCGACCTCACCGTGGCCCTGGACAGCGGTCACATCAAATCCGGTGCACCCTGCCGCGGCGAGCGCGTCGCCAAGTATAACCAGCTCCTGCGCATCGAAGAAGAATTGGGCACTGCCGCCACCTACGCTGGCGCCCAGGCCTTCGTCCGTCCGGCCATCCGCTGA
- the pyk gene encoding pyruvate kinase, whose translation MGHLPRQKSKIVCTIGPASDRVTVLEAMLRAGMDVARINLAHGSIPEHAQRIQRIRSASARIGKRVAILADLPGPKIRIGALPQPLQLKKGQRLRLGAGPYHEEQGQAYLPLELPELARPLRKGDDVFLADGFLHLRVETEEQGILHCRVVVGGELRSHKGVNLPGLLLAGTALTPHDQDLLRAILPLEVDGISVSFVESAAELEQARRIAAQQGQEPFLVAKIERQRALRNLPEILAACDGIMVARGDLGVEIPIQSIARQQKELIHRARAAGKAVITATQMLESMVNNPRPTRAEVNDVANAILDGSDAVMLSEESAMGNYPLESVRMMARIAADIEGSGFNARELSCQKSEKAAVEAVIACDVHAATAMLKPQFIVTPTETGATAARIARLRPPTWILAPSRHPATCQRLCFYSGVYPILLDPGSGSWESAIRRWLLDNGWQQGHIILTQGPSQGHPGGTNRLEIIDLAVSDSPPKQGDNDGEPD comes from the coding sequence ATGGGTCATCTGCCGCGCCAGAAAAGCAAGATCGTCTGTACCATCGGTCCGGCCTCTGATCGCGTCACCGTCCTCGAGGCCATGCTGCGGGCCGGCATGGACGTCGCACGCATCAATCTCGCCCATGGCAGCATCCCCGAGCATGCCCAACGCATCCAGCGCATCCGTAGCGCCAGCGCGCGGATCGGCAAACGGGTAGCCATCCTCGCGGATCTGCCGGGGCCCAAGATTCGCATCGGGGCATTGCCGCAGCCCCTCCAGCTCAAAAAAGGTCAACGTCTGCGTCTGGGGGCGGGACCCTACCACGAAGAGCAGGGGCAGGCCTATTTGCCTCTGGAATTGCCGGAACTCGCGCGTCCTTTGCGCAAGGGAGATGATGTCTTCCTGGCCGACGGCTTCCTGCATTTGCGCGTCGAAACAGAGGAACAGGGGATACTGCACTGCCGCGTTGTGGTGGGCGGCGAGTTGCGCTCCCACAAGGGCGTCAATCTGCCCGGCTTGCTGCTCGCCGGCACTGCGCTCACGCCGCACGACCAGGACTTGTTGCGCGCCATTCTGCCTCTGGAGGTGGATGGGATCAGCGTTTCCTTCGTCGAGTCGGCCGCCGAGCTGGAGCAGGCCCGTCGTATAGCCGCGCAACAGGGTCAGGAGCCGTTTCTGGTGGCCAAGATCGAGCGTCAGCGCGCCCTCCGCAATCTGCCAGAAATCCTCGCGGCTTGCGATGGGATTATGGTGGCGCGCGGCGATCTGGGGGTGGAGATCCCGATCCAGAGCATTGCCCGACAGCAGAAAGAACTCATTCACCGTGCCCGCGCTGCCGGCAAGGCAGTCATCACCGCCACACAGATGCTGGAGTCGATGGTCAACAACCCCCGTCCCACCCGCGCCGAGGTGAACGACGTCGCCAACGCCATCCTCGATGGCAGCGACGCCGTGATGCTCTCGGAGGAGTCGGCCATGGGCAACTATCCGCTCGAAAGCGTGCGCATGATGGCGCGCATCGCTGCCGACATCGAAGGCTCGGGCTTCAACGCCCGAGAGCTCAGCTGTCAAAAGAGTGAAAAGGCAGCCGTGGAAGCGGTGATCGCCTGCGACGTGCACGCGGCAACCGCAATGTTGAAGCCGCAGTTCATCGTCACCCCCACGGAAACCGGGGCTACCGCAGCGCGCATCGCGCGCCTGCGGCCGCCGACCTGGATCCTTGCCCCCAGCCGTCACCCGGCAACCTGTCAGCGTCTGTGTTTTTACTCGGGGGTCTACCCGATCTTACTCGACCCAGGCTCTGGCAGCTGGGAAAGCGCCATACGCCGCTGGCTGCTCGACAACGGCTGGCAACAGGGCCACATCATTCTCACTCAGGGTCCAAGCCAAGGTCACCCGGGTGGCACCAATAGATTGGAGATCATCGACCTCGCGGTATCCGATTCCCCCCCAAAGCAAGGAGACAATGATGGAGAGCCTGATTGA
- the glgP gene encoding alpha-glucan family phosphorylase, producing MNITPSYVLPQLPEALDGLIELALDLRWSWSYHSDVLWEQLDGELWSRTRNPWLLLQNLDAGKLDALASNEAFLAQLQTQLQYHRQESRRESWFQKNVPAAQLQRVAYFSMEFGLSEALPIYSGGLGILAGDVLKTAGDLGVPMVGIGILWQQGYFRQSLDDCGRQLELYPYNDPTQLPVLPVRDREGQWLRIELPFPGRTVILRAWQAQVGTVPLYLLDSNDPLNSPADRGITAELYGGGPEMRLQQEICLGAGGWLLLRHLGMEIEICHLNEGHAAFAILARIHSHMRDHGSDFQCALNATRAGNVFTTHTPVAAGFDRFAPELISRYIEGAPKIFGVDLQQILALGRANADDPREPFNMAWLAIHGSIHVNGVSALHGKVSQHLFQPLFPRWPADEIPVCGITNGVHVPSWDNAEADALWTKHCGTERWLGDLQQIAVHFRNVSDAEIWQLRAQGRKGLIEFARNRLQRQLAMAHRPQTEIDAAALVLDPNTLTIGFARRFTAYKRPNLLLSDPERLYRILSDLRHPVQLLIAGKAHPRDGDGKAMIQEWTQFLRRHPDLFHKVVFIADYDMLVAAQLVQGVDVWINTPRRPWEASGTSGMKVLVNGGLNFSELDGWWAEAYSDAVGWALGDRHEHDADLAWDRQEAEQLYQTIEQEIAPLFYQGRDESGCPCAWVEKIRTSMAELTPRFSSHRMLQEYVEELYLPAARRLRQRSSLEQLQSICAWQNHLKAHWHGLRFGELHVEEIGEEYQFQIHTYLDDIPAEMIKVELFANGLEGAGPELHPMQRSETLTGAVNSYNYRCNIAKRRPVSDYTPRIVAQHPLCQVPLENNAILWYR from the coding sequence ATGAATATCACCCCATCGTATGTCTTGCCCCAACTGCCGGAGGCACTGGACGGGCTCATCGAACTGGCCTTGGATCTGCGCTGGTCTTGGAGTTATCACAGCGACGTCCTCTGGGAGCAACTCGATGGAGAACTCTGGAGCCGGACCCGCAACCCCTGGTTGCTGCTGCAGAATCTGGATGCAGGCAAACTCGATGCCTTGGCCAGCAACGAGGCGTTCCTGGCTCAGCTGCAGACGCAATTGCAATACCACCGCCAGGAGAGCCGTCGGGAAAGCTGGTTTCAAAAAAATGTCCCCGCGGCACAGCTGCAACGCGTCGCCTATTTCAGCATGGAGTTCGGTCTCTCCGAGGCCCTACCCATCTATTCCGGGGGTCTCGGGATTCTGGCTGGCGACGTGCTGAAAACTGCGGGCGACCTGGGCGTACCCATGGTCGGCATCGGCATCCTCTGGCAGCAAGGCTATTTCCGGCAAAGTCTCGACGACTGTGGCCGCCAACTGGAGCTCTACCCCTACAACGATCCTACCCAACTTCCCGTTCTCCCGGTGCGCGATCGGGAAGGGCAGTGGCTTCGTATTGAATTGCCCTTTCCCGGTCGTACCGTCATCCTGCGTGCCTGGCAGGCCCAGGTCGGTACCGTCCCGCTCTATCTTCTGGACAGCAACGATCCCCTCAACAGCCCCGCCGACCGGGGTATTACCGCCGAACTCTATGGCGGTGGCCCAGAAATGCGTTTGCAGCAAGAGATCTGCCTGGGCGCGGGCGGTTGGCTGCTGCTGCGCCATCTCGGCATGGAGATAGAGATCTGTCATCTGAACGAAGGGCATGCCGCCTTCGCCATCCTGGCGCGCATCCATAGTCATATGCGCGATCATGGCAGCGACTTCCAGTGTGCCTTGAACGCCACCCGCGCCGGCAACGTCTTTACCACGCACACGCCAGTAGCGGCTGGCTTCGACCGCTTCGCGCCGGAACTCATCTCCCGCTATATCGAAGGCGCACCCAAGATCTTTGGCGTTGACCTGCAGCAGATCCTGGCGCTCGGCCGGGCCAATGCGGATGACCCCCGGGAGCCTTTCAACATGGCCTGGCTGGCCATCCACGGCAGCATCCACGTGAATGGCGTCAGTGCCTTGCACGGGAAAGTGAGCCAACATCTTTTTCAACCACTTTTTCCTCGTTGGCCGGCCGATGAAATCCCGGTATGCGGCATTACCAACGGCGTCCATGTTCCCTCCTGGGATAATGCTGAGGCCGATGCCCTATGGACAAAACACTGCGGCACTGAGCGCTGGCTGGGTGATTTACAGCAAATCGCTGTACACTTTCGCAACGTGAGCGATGCGGAAATCTGGCAACTGCGGGCACAAGGGCGCAAAGGACTCATCGAATTTGCCCGCAACCGCCTGCAACGACAGCTGGCCATGGCGCATCGTCCACAGACAGAAATCGATGCCGCCGCCCTCGTTCTCGACCCCAACACCCTGACCATCGGCTTTGCCCGCCGTTTCACCGCCTACAAGCGTCCCAATCTGCTGCTCAGTGATCCGGAACGCCTGTATCGCATCCTTAGTGATCTCCGTCATCCGGTGCAACTCCTGATCGCCGGTAAGGCGCACCCACGGGACGGTGACGGCAAGGCCATGATCCAGGAATGGACCCAGTTTCTCCGCCGCCATCCCGACCTCTTCCACAAGGTCGTCTTCATTGCCGACTACGATATGCTCGTGGCGGCACAACTGGTGCAAGGGGTGGATGTGTGGATCAATACGCCCCGACGCCCCTGGGAGGCCAGTGGCACCAGCGGCATGAAAGTTCTCGTCAATGGCGGTCTGAATTTTTCCGAACTGGACGGGTGGTGGGCAGAAGCCTATAGCGACGCGGTCGGCTGGGCCCTGGGCGACCGCCACGAACACGATGCCGATTTGGCCTGGGATCGGCAAGAGGCCGAACAGCTCTACCAGACCATTGAGCAAGAAATCGCTCCGCTTTTTTATCAAGGCCGTGACGAGAGCGGCTGTCCCTGCGCCTGGGTGGAAAAGATCCGCACCAGCATGGCAGAGCTCACTCCGCGCTTCAGCAGCCATCGCATGCTCCAGGAGTACGTCGAAGAACTCTACCTACCCGCCGCCAGGCGGCTGCGCCAACGTTCTTCACTGGAACAATTGCAGAGTATCTGCGCTTGGCAGAACCATCTGAAGGCGCATTGGCACGGCCTGCGTTTTGGCGAACTGCACGTTGAGGAAATCGGCGAGGAATATCAGTTCCAGATACATACGTACCTGGACGACATCCCCGCGGAAATGATCAAGGTAGAGTTGTTTGCCAATGGTCTCGAGGGAGCCGGCCCGGAACTGCATCCAATGCAGCGCTCCGAGACCCTCACTGGCGCCGTCAACAGCTACAATTATCGCTGCAACATCGCCAAGCGTCGTCCGGTTTCCGACTACACCCCACGGATCGTTGCGCAGCATCCGCTTTGTCAGGTGCCCCTCGAAAACAACGCGATTCTTTGGTACCGCTAA